CATTTATCTTAACATTTATTGGTAAACAAATTCCTTGAAGACTGTAGTCTAAGGGAATGATCGCAAGAAACCTCTAAAGTGATTTCCTTCTTTATCTGAGCAATAAACCTATTTATGTGactttaaatacaaataatatctGCTCCCTTTCCACTGCTGCATTACTAATGTGTTCTGTGGTTTTCTGTTTCAATAGAGCATGTTTTGATGAACTTCAAACCAAACATACCATCTTGTGGCTAGTTCTGGATTATAGTTCAGATCTTATTTACGTTATAGACATACTGGTCAGAGTTAGGACAGGTGAGTCTCCTgagttttttccttctgttgaattttaaaagtttaatGTTGATTTTAGAAAACATAGggatacttttactaaggtgcattctAACGCATGACTTTCCCATACACTAAGCTCAGATTTATCATGGCTttaaagttggacattttttaaaaatttgcaggTCATGCGCTAATGCTCACAATAATGCAGGAGCGctaatgggctgatgatcagaagcaaacgcgagtgctagaggccattagcgctggatTAGCGCCCGAGTTTGCCTGCACCCCAAGATCAGAACCATTGAGAGCATGAAACAACGTGCTTGCCAGCTCTGATTGCTAATTGcgtacaaatgcaagcaaaagaGGGTCTCCCACATTCCTCCCTTATGATCATTGGGCAGTGCACCGAACGAGAGTGCTGCTCCCGCTGCAAActctacaccagctcggagctggggTTAGAGTTTTCCagcaagggaggaatgggggagaccaACAGAAGAGGTTTTCTCCCacacctgtcaaacctaagcctgcccccccccaaacacaaggcTGGTGGACCTCCAGGCTCCCTCCATCCCCAAACACTAAaaagaccctggtggtccagtgggaccactagcCCTCCACACCTGCACTGGCACCAACCCCCGGCAGTCGCCTCTTCAAATTTTCAGCGCTCTTCCCTGCCCAGTTCATCCACATTATCTAATAATTCTAAGCGACTAACTTTTACATACAtattaaaattacaaaaaaacaaaatacaaactaataacCAATCAATCTTATTACACTGACACAAAAACAAATGTCATTAGGTATCCTGTTTCAACTATAtgctaaataaaaatatgaatttCATCACTCCTTCATCCCATAGGCTTGATGGAAAAGATAAGTCTCCAACTCCTTCTTAAATTGGGCAATATCTTGCACAGACTTGAGCCCAAGGGGCAGAGTGCTCCACAACTtaggaccaacaataaaaaagatAGATAACCTATACTCTTCTAATTACACCACATGATAAGACGGCATGTCAAGCACCATCTACTGAGAACAGCTCAGTGCAAGTGCTGGTTGGTAAAATCTTAATGTGGCACAGAGAGTGGGAGAAAAATTAATTAAGGGCTTTAAAAACAACTAATAAAATCTTAAATCTAATTCTATAATAAATGTGGAGACAATGAAGGGAATTTAAAATAGGAATAATATGACTGAAGTAAGAAATTGCACTAATAACTCTAGAAATTTAATTATTGTGCAATCTGAAGTGCATTGATAGCATTTTTCTTAACTCCAAAAACCTGGGCGGAATGGATCAAAGGGAAAGGCCCGTTACAGGCCAGAGGCAGCCTATGAGTAAAGCTGCCACTGGTGCTGTAGCATGGAAGACTTCTGAAAAGATAGTGTACACTGGAGGAGTGAGAGTGTGccgtgggcagggcagggcagggctggagcagagggagagatgccagactatacgggggaggggaggtggggttTTGGTGTAGCAAcaggggggcctaggccccctccTTTGGGGAAGAGAGGCACTTGATGGCGAAGAGAGACACAGAGTGTCGCTGGATGGAGAAAAGAGacacagagagatgctggatttgaattttaaaagtactgcctGACAATCCAGAAAATCTGGACTGACCTAATCCCTGAgcagtctggatttttttttacttgtactTGTAGAAGTGAAGAGCAATACTATAAACTGGACGCTAACATTTACACGCCCAGTGtgagcatacagtggtggaaataagtatttgatcccttgctgattttgtaagtttgcccactgacaaagacatgagcagcccataattgaagggtaggttattggtaacagtgagagatagcatatcacaaattaaatccggaaaatcacattgtggaagtatatgaatttatttgcattctgcagagggaaataagtatttaatccctctggcaaacaagacctaatacttggtggcaaaacccttgttggcaagcacagcggtcagacgtcttctgtagttgatgatgaggtttgcacacaatgtcaggaggaatttggtccactcctctttgcagatcatctctaaatcattaagagttctgggctgtcgcttggcaactcgcagcttcagctccctccataagttttcaatgggattaaggtctggtgactggctaggccactccatgaccctaatgtgcttcttcctgagccactcctttgttgccttggctgtatgttttgggtcattgtcgtgctggaagacccagccacgacccatttttaaggccctggcggagggaaggaggttgtcactcagaattgtacggtaccatggccccatccattctcccattgatgcggtgaagtattcctgtgcccttagcagagaaacacccccaaaacataacatttccacctccatgcttgacagtggggacggtgttctttgggtcataggcagcatttctcttcctccaaacacggcgagttgagttcatgccaaagagctcaatttttgtctcatctgaccacagcaccttctcccaatcactctcggcatcatccaggtgttcactggcaaacttcagacgggccgtcacatgtgccttccggagcagggggaccttgcgggcactgcaggattgcaatccgttatgtcgtaatgtgttaccaatggttttcgtggtgacagtggtcccagctgccttgagatcattgacaagttccccccttgtagttgtaggcttgatttctaaccttcctcatgatcaaggataccccacgaggtgagatttgcgtggagccccagatctttgtcgattgacagtcattttgtacttcttccattttcttactatggcaccaacagttgtctccttctcgcccagcgtcttactgatggttttgtagcccattccagccttgtgcaggtgtatgatcttgtccctgacatccttagacagctccttgctcttggccattttgtagaggttagagtctgactgattcactgagtctgtggacaggtgtctttcatacaggtgaccattgccgacagctgtctgtcatgcaggtaacgagttgatttggagcatctacctggtctgtaggggccagatctcttactggttggtgggggatcaatacttatttccctctgcagaatgcaaataattcatatactttccacaatgtgattttccagatttaatttgtgatgtgctatctctcactgttaccaataacctacccttcaattatgggctgctcatgtctttgtcagtgggcaaacttacaaaatcagcaagggatcaaatacttatttccaccactgtaaatatttagaatactagcacttacatatGAAAGTACTAACAGCGTACCTAAGCATTGTTCTACAAATACTcccttaacttacatagcatgtatttgcaagggagcAGAGCATGCGCAGGACACAGGCAAGGCTCCCACTTATAATACGCATCTCCCTGCTGCAACTAGGCGCCTGTACTTACACCAGATCTAGGGCTGGTGTAACTGCGGGCACCTAAATATCAGATATGCCAATACCGGGTTATGCTTGCATTCTATAATACACCATAGGCGTTtaggttccattataaaataggctcctaccatACCATTTAGGTGGCCTTGGTACACCTAAATGGAGGTAcatacttatagaattgcctccatagtgTCTATATTGAAGCTTCAGATATTACAATACACCTGCTCAGAAGCCGGCATAAATGTTGGAGCATAAAGTATATGTATGAATCATGACTGTACCTTCATTCATCCAAACTCCTTCCATGAATAAGCCTGCTCTAAAGTCGCTTACAAATAAGCACCTAAAATGTACCATGTGTAACTTTTAAGCATTTGAAGTTTCTAAATGTATAAATGAAAAGGGTAAATAGCGGATATAACTTTATATCTATACATTTAAACATTTAGCCAGGCTGAATATACACATAACTTTATACCTGTCAATTATCTGTATGACCTTATTTGGAGACTGTCTCACTAAAATTTACCTCAACATTTTTAATTATCAGAGGATGAACATTTATGATTAGAACCAAAAGCTGTAGATTCCATTTACAAGCTAATAACACCTAAATGCTCAGCACAAGTTAAAACCAGTACTGCCTTACAATATTTGCAAAGAAAACTTCTAAAATAGGTTCTGTTCTATATAATGTATTCTAATgataatttttgttctttttcctgCTAGTTTTTCTTGACCAAGGCTTATTGGTTAAAGATGCAAAGAAACTGAAAGAACATTATTCAAAGACTTTACAATTTAAACTGGATATTATTTCAACTAATACCAACTGATTTGATCTATCTTAAAGCTGGGATCACTATCCAGAGCTGCGTTTTAATCGGTTACTGAGGTTTGCAAGAATGTTTGAGTTTTTTGATCGGACAGAGACCAGGACAAATTATCCTAATATGTTTCGGATTGGAAACCTTGTCTTGTACATTCTTATCATCATCCATTGGAATGCATGTATTACTTTGCAATTTCTAAAGCCATAGGATTTGGAACAGATACCTGGGTCTACCCCAATATTTCCACCCCGAATATGGACGTCTGGCCAGAAAAATACATTTACAGTCTGTACTGGTCTACACTGACACTAACCACCATTGGAGAAACACCTCCCCCAGTAAAGGATGAGAATTTCTTTTTGTGGTGTTTGACTTCTTGGTTGGTGTGCTAATCTTTGCCACCATTGTTGGTAATGTAGGTGCCATGATCTCAAATATGAATGCCTCCAGAGCAGAATTCCAAGCCAAGATTGATTCTATCAAACAATATATGCAGTTCAGAAAAGTTACAAAAGATCTCGAGGCCAGGGTCATCAAGTGGTTTGACTACCTTtggacaaacaaaaaaacagttgaTGAGAAGGAGGTGCTAAAAAATCTACCTGATAAACTTAAGGCTGAAATTGCTATTAATGTCCATTGGACACATTAAAGAAAGTACGGATCTTTCAAGACTGTGAAGCAGGATTACTGGTGGAACTAGTGTTAAAACTAGGCCCCAGGTCTTCAGTCCTGGGGATTACATCTGCCGAAAGGGGGATATTGGAAGAGAAATGTACATCATCAAAGAAGGGAAGCTGGCTGTAGTGGCTGATGATGGTGTAACCCAGTTTGTGGTCCTCAGTGATGGCAGCTGTTTTGGTGAAATTAGTATCCTACATATTAAAGGAAGCAAAACTGGCAACAGGAGGACAGCCATATCCGGAGCATTGGGTATTCTGACCTTTCTGCCTGTCTAAGGATGACCTGATGGAAGCTCTCACTGAGTATCCAGATGCCAAAAGTGCCTTGGAAGAGAAAGGCAGGCAAATTTTGATGAAAGATGGTTTAATTGAGGAAGTGGCAGAAAAATCAGGAGCAGATCCCAAAGATGTGGAAGAAAAGGTAGAGAGACTTGAATCTGCTCTGGAAAAGCTACAGACTCGGTTTGCTAGACTTCTGGCTGAATATAACTCATCCCAGTTAAAGCTAAAGCAGAGAATCACCATGGTGGAGAGTAAGGTGAAGAAGTATGGAAGTGGCTACGTGTTAGAAGGATGTGAAAGTGCATCAGACAATGATGCTCCAAAGACTGATAgagaataaataaatgtaacattATTTTCTTATTTAAATGTGATATATAGTATAGAAACACAAtaagggtattctataaaggggaacCTATTCAGAGACTAACCTACCAAaaaaaaagtaggcacctactattctttatagaatactagcccaaCAGGTCAAATATGAGCCTATATTAGCACCTCTATTTTAAGTAGGAGTATATACACTAACCATAGAGTTGAATGAAAATTCGAACATCTAAATATTGAAAGTACATGTGTACATTATAGTATATTCTAAGCACATATACGTGCAACCCACCCATGCAGAAAAACACTAAGTACAGGATGATATAAAACAGAGATAGTTTATTCCTCTTCCAATGTGTACAAGTCCCATCTGGATGTCCTCAATGCAGGTCGTGTTTCGGCATAactgccttcatcaggagaacaCTGCTGAGTCTTCTTATGAGCATAATCACCCAAAAAGAAAATTATAGTAATTTTTGGACCTTCACCAATAAAAACTCCAGTGTTTGAACTGTCAGTTATCCCTACAACTAGTTTTTCTTTTTGGTGAGGAACTTACGCTCACAGACGACTCAGCAGTGTTTTCCTGATGAAGTTTgttatgccaaaacatggcctatgTGAGGACACCCAGCTGGGACTTGTACACATTGGAAGAGGAATAAACTATCTCTGTTTATATCATCTTGGTACTTAGTGTTCTTTCACTTTTGTGTTTTCCTTGATGGAACTTTTTGTGGAAGTTGGTTttcttgtattttagaacaacccacccatgctccacccaaactccgaccatgtgaatgcccacctgcaaagcTGATGCCATCGAATATTGGCACATACCCACAGAATAATGTGTAGCCAGAAAACGGTCATTTATATATGTGTtcatatacacatataaatgactagaataccagcatttacagaGGCACTTGCCACCTAAATCTAGatagctccttatagaattaccctcaataAGAATTGGCATATAATGATTCCACCTATGTTGAAACTCTGttgcaaaaatttattttttcaagAACAAATTTTCTGCTTCCACTATGTTCCTTCCTATGGAAAGTAATTCCTGTTTTAGGAACACGATTCTATGCTGTGCAAGTTGTTACGACCATCACTAGATCTACATAAGAATTATCCAAAGGTGCTATATGAATATAccaaccaatattcagaccatggtggtcagtgtttctttaaataCTGGCCACAATTAGACAGaattatccctggatattcaatgtttcaGGATGGGAGGGGTGAAAGGCCACAGGCTGGGACCGAAGTTGTACAGGTAAGAcctatattcagtgccagcacccacatattTAAGTGGATAAATTTAGGACTGCTTAATAACAATCCTAAATTTGCCCAGTTAGATATGTGggtgctagcactgaatattgcctgcatccacataACTCCCGGCTCCTCCCGACTCCACCTCCTAAACCATTGTGTGGTCTGGCTCAAAATGGCCGCTttgcgctgatattcagtggttagGCAGCTCCAAGTGATTGTAAGAGGGCAGGAGACtcccctgcctgcttaaattgttttgaatattgaccagatattCTTTATTTGATGTCTGATCTCAAGGCTACACCTGTTGGAGGATTCCATAGTTTTGGGTCAGATCAAATAAGTCAGGTGATGTAATCAGAATTGTTGACCGATAACTCTGTGCTCTTTTGCTTTATCAAAACATTTTAACTCATACAAAgtgaataaaaatacaaaatgtgtcTACAGGTTTACTGTTCCTCCAACAACATGTATTACATTACTGTATGCACCTTGTTCCTAATGTATCTCATGCTGTCAATGACTCCCTCACTCTTTTCCTCAGTTACTGTATCTTTCACTTATCTctcaccccattccctccaaGCCCTACCTCTTCATTTTTCTCTCACAGATCATGTGTCAAATTCTCTCTCTGTTACCATCTTCCCTATCACAACTTCTCTCTCTAATCTTAACCTATCCTCATCAGTTAAAACCACATGCACAGGAACTCTATTCCCATTCCCTTTCAAGCAGCAGCTCATCGATTCCAGCTGACACTTGATTTTTTTGGACAACTGGTAGCTGTATAAGTAggtaatatttcttttttttttagctagaGTAGGATCCTTTCTGCACTGCTTCAGTTGTTAATTGTTAGAAAGCGATTCGAGCTGGAAAGTGGTAGACCATATTTGACCTTGTGTTGACAGGGAGGGAGGTAAGTGTTCCTTCACTAGATGCTGCTATCATCGGTGGTTGGTGAAGAAGAGGGCCATGCTTTCACTTGTCAACCCATGAAGATCTGCACCAGGCTTTTCTTATATTGTTGACAGATGGAAAAAACGGGAGGAAGGCCAAACTATCACCTTCTTGACAGATGTATTTCAGTGGTTGCTACTTCTCTTGTAAGTCATTGGGACCACTTCCTGCACAATCAATATTGATAAGCTACGCTCTATCAGCTGCTCCACTTGTACATCATTTTATAAGACAGTATTATACTATACTTTTGCTTCATTTTAGAGTGCCTTCATATTTTCAGAGAAAATACTATTTTTCTGCAAAACTGCATGTGTTCTTCTTTAAACAACTCAACTATGGGTCATGTAAGTCAAAACATTTGCTATTAGTACATAGACAAGTGACAAtccataaaaatagaaaaatcacaaATGTGATCCCGAGTCTGCAACAACTCTCTGCTCTTCTTTTCTATTCCCAGATCCAGGGGATGGGTTCCCTTGGCCCAAATTGGTTCACCTCTTTCACTTTTCTATCGGACCTGGTCCAACTGTGTCGTTGCTTGGtgccaaggaaggaaggaatttcCAGGTATTCAGAGAGGTCTTTGTCCTCCTGACTACCAGCACCAGAAGCTACAGCTTCTGCGTGAAGGGGTGCAGGTTCAGCAGCAGAGGCTCCAAATATAAATGAGTGGGAATATCCAGAGTACTCCGTTCTGATGCTCTCAGACTGTGCTTGTTGTTTATTTGTCTCCTGAACGGAGTACTCTGGATATTCCCACTCATTAGATTTGTTGAATatcattgtgacccctgaagtagGTATTTCATTACGtcaaaacacagaccgtgtcgggtcctactGTATAAGTACTGAATAAAGTATCCTTCAAGAACCTGTTCCTGTGGTGGAGTGTCTATGACCCAGCCTCTACTTCTTCTGATTGGACTATTTTCGTGGAGGCTGTTTCCTGTTTGTTTTGTGATTCCTGATCATGAAACattaacagagctgccaagttacccagttccaaaggAAGATTTAGGCTAGTCCTATCTTTCTGACAACTCCATCATGATGCATTATGTAGCCTGAAGCatgggtaacttgacatctctgCATTAGTGTTTCCTTATGAAATGTTACAGTGGTTCCTGGCATACCCATAGACATTTCTTTTAAGTGCAcataattttattgttttttaacaAAATAGAAAGATGCAATGTAAACAATACTTAACAGTATAAAACAAGAACTATCAATAACAACATAAACAATAACCATTACAATGAGATGATGGGAAATGTCATGCAAGTATTGCTATAGAGTGCAAATCAGTATataacatcaaaagaaaaagggtTTTTTATGAATACAAATAGTACTTATATAGAaatgaaaattgaaaaatgaaaataaaactgaaaagaaaTACCCCAATAGGGTGCCCAAGGAGTGTCCATAAATACACATTGGAAGAGGCAGTAGGTGGCCATATTTTTTCAATTGATTTATAT
This portion of the Microcaecilia unicolor chromosome 4, aMicUni1.1, whole genome shotgun sequence genome encodes:
- the CNGA3 gene encoding LOW QUALITY PROTEIN: cyclic nucleotide-gated cation channel alpha-3 (The sequence of the model RefSeq protein was modified relative to this genomic sequence to represent the inferred CDS: inserted 7 bases in 7 codons; deleted 1 base in 1 codon) gives rise to the protein MASDGDECNACCYEVHLFSQECLKPPVAQKEWFDVCFMMEIQFLCAWVNGKLEKVTHSLCDDTSSDVQRVISMETRGLTDSRRSSFTGRGALARLSQFAVTLRTWATRHLNHEDQRPDSFLERFRGPELKEVSSRDSNTQSMLANPDTLGRVKKKKKEVFVIDPASNLYYRWLSIVSVPVLYNWCLIVCRACFDELQTKHTILWLVLDYSSDLIYVIDILVRVRTVFLDQGLLVKDAKKLKEHYSKTLQFKLDIISLIPTDLIYLKAGIXYPELRFNRLLRFARMFEFFDRTETRTNYPNMFRIGNLVLYILIIIHWNACXYFAISKAIGFGTDTWVYPNISTPNMDVWPEKYIYSLYWSTLTLTTIGETPPPVKDXEFLFVVFDFLVGVLIFATIVGNVGAMISNMNASRAEFQAKIDSIKQYMQFRKVTKDLEARVIKWFDYLWTNKKTVDEKEVLKNLPDKLKAEIAINVHXDTLKKVRIFQDCEAGLLVELVLKXRPQVFSPGDYICRKGDIGREMYIIKEGKLAVVADDGVTQFVVLSDGSCFGEISILHIKGSKTGNRRTAXIRSIGYSDXFCLSKDDLMEALTEYPDAKSALEEKGRQILMKDGLIEEVAEKSGADPKDVEEKVERLESALEKLQTRFARLLAEYNSSQLKLKQRITMVESKVKKYGSGYVLEGCESASDNDAPKTDRE